A portion of the Pseudorasbora parva isolate DD20220531a chromosome 1, ASM2467924v1, whole genome shotgun sequence genome contains these proteins:
- the LOC137082095 gene encoding Fc receptor-like protein 5 codes for MALVQSGLTQVKPVVKVKPDQRVFRGETVTLTCVIPGGGDTQWTYRWFRDRYGYTNYPYTSPTAEYSFTADVYLSGEYSCRGERSDSYTYFSDALTLTVSETPKAVLTVKPEPSQIFRGETVTLTCDVQGEGWTYGWRCDDGKDPRSKEKEFTADHTQRCSCIGCRGSGSGLFYSYSSDVVTLTVTDLPKSTVTVTPDRSVFIGETVNLKCVIESDLSDWRYEWYKDRVKLQTSERYTVDRDTLTIRGAAESDQGQYWCRGQRDGRPNSSQSRSDVSLSVTDLKPKPELTSDPAGAALTGNTVTLTCGMDPSTGHWDFYWYKHTLNPETEKTETNPYSLKIDSVSDGGQYWCRAGRGKPVYYTQYSDALWVNVTESPKAVVTVRPDERVFRGETVTLRCDIKWRGDTEWTYRWEIEENNSRYKNTVRQTSTQELIISGVEDFHSGKYTCTGQMKTQRSQRSDAVTLTVSAEAQAVVRVSPQPWLTEGESATLICEVSGSSTGWTFSWFRDHDHLSDSSKGAGGSYTLSPASPPHTGVYTCRAERGRPAYHTHTSSTQPLWVTGVSASVSLVINPSRSQHFSSESLALSCEDQSNSAGWTVRRYTDKGTQTCSKQTGSSCVMDSLSTSDTGVYWCESESGEKRRPRNITVHDGEVILSSVDHVIEGETLTLHCLHRSTNPSILSAGFYKDGSLIQNQTTGEMSITTVSKSHEGFYYCKTERGASPHSWISVRAARPSSSLLAVGVSVGLSVFFLFFISLVLLWRHKHKKDQHRNVQPTSVPNPSGGSRAENSPLQSDVTYSEVTAKKKRPVDKG; via the exons TGAAACCTGTAGTGAAGGTGAAGCCGGATCAGCGAGTGTTCAGAGGAGAGACAGTCACTCTCACATGTGTCATACCGGGAGGAGGAGACACTCAGTGGACATACAGATGGTTTAGAGATAGATATGGATACACTAACTATCCATATACATCACCAACAGCAGAGTACAGTTTCACAGCTGATGTGTATCTCAGTGGTGAATACAGCTGTAGAGGAGAGAGATCAGACTCATACACATACTTCAGTGATGCTCTTACACTGACTGTATCAG AGACACCTAAAGCTGTTCTGACTGTAAAGCCTGAACCATCACAGATATTCAGAGGAGAGACTGTCACTCTCACATGTGACGTACAGGGGGAAGGATGGACATACGGATGGCGGTGTGACGATGGTAAAGATCCGCGCTCTAAAGAGAAAGAGTTCACTGCAGATCACACACAGAGGTGCAGCTGTATCGGCTGTAGAGGATCAGGATCAGGATTATTCTACTCTTACTCGAGTGATGTAGTGACTCTGACTGTGACGG ATTTACCCAAATCTACAGTGACTGTGACTCCAGACAGATCTGTGTTCATTGGAGAGACGGTCAATCTGAAGTGTGTGATAGAGTCTGATCTCAGTGACTGGAGATATGAGTGGTATAAAGACAGAGTAAAGTTACAGACGTCTGAGCGTTACACTGTAGACAGAGACACTCTCACTATCAGAGGAGCTGCTGAGTCTGATCAGGGTCAGTACTGGTGTAGAGGACAGAGAGATGGAAGACCAAACTCATCACAATCAAGATCTGATGTTTCTCTCTCAGTGACGG ATCTAAAGCCGAAGCCTGAACTCACATCAGATCCTGCAGGAGCTGCACTGACAGGAAACACAGTGACTTTGACCTGTGGCATGGATCCGTCCACTGGACACTGGGACTTTTACtggtacaaacacacactgaaccCTGAGACAGAGAAGACAGAAACAAACCCCTACAGCCTGAAGATTGATTCAGTGTCTGATGGAGGCCAGTACTGGTGTAGAGCTGGAAGAGGGAAACCAGTCTATTACACACAATACAGTGATGCACTGTGGGTAAATGTTACAg AGAGTCCTAAAGCTGTGGTGACGGTACGACCTGATGAACGAGTGTTTAGAGGAGAAACAGTCACTCTCAGATGTGATATAAAGTGGAGAGGAGACACTGAGTGGACATACAGATGGGAAATAGAGGAAAACAACAGCCGGTATAAAAACACTGTCAGACAAACCTCAACACAAGAGTTGATAATCAGCGGAGTTGAAGACTTTCACAGCGGTAAATACACCTGTACAGGACAGATGAAAACTCAACGCTCTCAGCGCAGTGATGCTGTTACACTGACTGTATCAG CTGAAGCTCAGGCAGTCGTGCGAGTGTCTCCACAGCCGTGGCTGACTGAAGGAGAATCAGCGACTCTGATCTGTGAGGTTTCAGGCTCCTCTACAGGCTGGACGTTCAGCTGGTTCAGAGATCATGATCATCTGTCAGACAGCAGCAAAGGAGCTGGAGGATCTTACACTCTCAGTCCTGCGTCTCCACCGCACACAGGAGTTTATACGTGCAGAGCAGAGAGAGGACGACCagcctatcacacacacaccagcagcACACAGCCACTGTGGGTCACCG GAGTTTCTGCTTCAGTGTCTCTGGTCATCAATCCCAGCAGAAGTCAACACTTCTCATCTGAGTCTCTCGCTCTGAGCTGTGAGGATCAGAGTAACTCTGCTGGATGGACAGTGAGAAGATACACAGACAAAGGCACACAAACTTGTTCAAAACAAACAGGATCTTCATGTGTAATGGACTCTCTCAGCACATCTGACACTGGAGTATACTGGTGTGAGTCTGAATCTGGAGAGAAACGCCGTCCTCGAAACATCACTGTACACG ATGGTGAAGTGATTCTGAGTTCTGTTGATCATGTGATTGAGGGAGAGACTCTGACTCTACACTGTTTACATCGATCTACAAACCCCTCGATCCTCAGCGCTGGTTTCTATAAAGACGGATCactgatccagaatcagacGACAGGAGAGATGAGCATCACTACTGTCTCAAAGTCACATGAGGGTTTCTACTACTGTAAAACAGAGAGAGGAGCGTCACCCCACAGCTGGATCTCAGTCAGAG CAGCTCGTCCATCATCTTCTCTTCTGGCCGTTGGTGTGTCTGTAGGATTGAGTGTTTTCTTCTTGTTCTTCATCTCTCTGGTCCTGCTGTGGAGACACAAACACAAGAAAG ATCAGCACCGTAACGTTCAACCGACGTCAGTCCCGAATCCATCTGGAGGATCGAGAGCGGAAAACTCTCCTCTGCAGTCCG ACGTCACATATTCAGAGGTCACTGCTAAGAAAAAGAGACCCGTGGATAAAGGTTAA